Proteins from a genomic interval of Rhodothermus marinus:
- a CDS encoding HEPN domain-containing protein — MKEEVRLWVIKAIEDLRLMTHEMRLPSEEVVTSGVCFHAQQFVEKLLKAYLVSRGIAFGRTHNLEYLLARCQQVDKDFAQIEVGNLTDYAVQV; from the coding sequence ATGAAAGAAGAAGTGCGTCTCTGGGTCATAAAAGCGATCGAAGACCTGAGGCTTATGACACACGAAATGCGTTTGCCTTCGGAGGAGGTGGTAACCAGCGGAGTTTGCTTTCATGCGCAACAGTTTGTCGAGAAGTTGTTGAAGGCTTATCTGGTATCCCGGGGTATTGCCTTTGGGCGAACACACAATCTGGAATATTTGTTGGCCCGCTGTCAACAGGTGGATAAAGATTTCGCTCAGATCGAGGTGGGGAATTTGACAGATTATGCCGTTCAGGTCTGA
- a CDS encoding cation:proton antiporter: MESIVLGIVAVLVLGVGAQWLAWRFRLPSILLLLTFGFLAGPVTGLLPPEALQGDWVFAFVSLSIGIILFEGGLNLRLSELREVGKAVRNLITIGVLVTWVLAGLAAYHLVGLNPSLSVLVGAILTVTGPTVVIPLLRHVRPAGRVGAVAKWEGITIDPVGAILAVLVLETILLLEAAPGAGESLSEAVWHAVEGLLLTITISVGISVLGAALLILLLYRRLIPDYLQSPIALMIVVATFALSNVLQEESGLLEVTLLGIILANQRYVPVRRITEFKEDLQVLLISSLFIVLSARLDIESLRFIEEEALLFLAALVLVVRPVAVWISTLGTNLNWREKVFLSWLAPRGIVAAAVASLFAFRMEAVYPGQAQTIVPLVFLVIVGTVALYGLTIAPLARFLKLADPNPQGVLILGAHLWARRLATVLRDLGFKVLLIDSNADNIARARRARLPAARVNALSEEVLDELDLSGIGYFLALTPNDEVNALAALHFAEVFDSTSVFQLAMRSEDGEQDLPAHLRGRPLFGGKVTYATLTERFNQGGEIRVIELSEKLTYEALLEEYENDLILLFVVRGNELLVHAEEGQLTPQPGDKVVVFLPPRAREKEEVEAVSFEQLVTRAFVRDLDRCAPFEELVEDVSALLAQRLPVTAARLSRGFLDGARYGLMPITHGVALAHLRVPEIEEPELLLVRCREGVQITVDGEAVEAPASGQPETVYAILFLVSPEENPGKHLRTLAYLASRIDEPDFLERWRNAADELELKATLLDPEHFLMLTLRADDETAAWIGHDVDELELPPSCQVALVQRQQKRFVPGPYTQLQEGDRLILIGEASAIRSLRQRFPSARPTSASVER, from the coding sequence ATGGAGTCCATCGTACTGGGCATCGTGGCCGTGCTGGTGCTGGGCGTGGGCGCTCAGTGGCTGGCCTGGCGTTTCCGCTTGCCTTCGATTCTGCTGCTACTCACCTTCGGATTTCTGGCCGGACCGGTAACCGGACTGCTGCCACCCGAGGCGTTGCAGGGCGACTGGGTGTTCGCGTTCGTTTCGCTTTCGATCGGGATCATCCTGTTCGAGGGCGGACTGAACCTGCGGCTGTCGGAGCTGCGCGAGGTGGGCAAGGCCGTCCGCAACCTGATCACGATCGGGGTGCTGGTGACCTGGGTGCTGGCCGGACTGGCCGCCTACCACCTCGTCGGGCTGAATCCGAGCCTGTCCGTGCTGGTGGGCGCCATCCTGACGGTGACCGGACCGACCGTGGTCATTCCACTGCTACGCCACGTCCGACCTGCGGGGCGGGTGGGCGCCGTGGCCAAGTGGGAAGGGATCACGATCGACCCGGTGGGGGCCATTCTGGCCGTGCTCGTGCTGGAGACGATTCTGCTGCTGGAGGCGGCGCCGGGCGCGGGCGAGAGCCTGAGCGAAGCGGTCTGGCATGCCGTCGAGGGCCTGCTGCTGACCATCACGATCAGCGTGGGTATCAGTGTGCTGGGGGCGGCCCTGCTGATTCTGCTGCTCTACCGACGGCTCATCCCCGACTATCTGCAGAGCCCGATCGCACTGATGATCGTGGTGGCGACATTTGCGCTGTCGAACGTGCTGCAGGAAGAATCGGGCCTGCTGGAGGTTACGCTGCTGGGCATCATTCTGGCCAATCAGCGCTACGTGCCGGTGCGGCGCATCACGGAGTTCAAAGAGGACCTGCAGGTGCTTCTGATCTCCAGCCTGTTCATCGTGCTGAGCGCCCGTCTGGACATCGAATCGCTGCGCTTCATCGAAGAGGAAGCTCTGCTGTTTCTGGCGGCGCTGGTGCTGGTGGTGCGGCCGGTGGCCGTGTGGATCTCGACGCTGGGCACGAACCTGAACTGGCGCGAAAAGGTGTTTCTGTCGTGGCTGGCGCCCCGCGGGATCGTGGCGGCGGCCGTGGCCTCGCTGTTCGCCTTTCGCATGGAGGCCGTCTATCCGGGCCAGGCACAGACCATCGTACCGCTCGTCTTTCTGGTGATCGTGGGCACCGTCGCGCTCTACGGATTGACGATCGCACCGCTGGCCCGCTTCCTGAAACTGGCCGATCCGAACCCGCAGGGCGTGCTGATTCTGGGCGCTCACCTGTGGGCGCGGCGCCTGGCGACGGTCCTGCGCGATCTGGGCTTCAAGGTGCTCCTGATCGACTCGAATGCCGACAACATTGCGCGGGCGCGACGGGCCCGGCTACCGGCAGCCCGGGTGAACGCGCTCTCGGAAGAGGTGCTGGACGAGCTGGATCTGAGCGGCATCGGGTATTTTCTGGCGCTGACGCCCAACGACGAGGTGAACGCCCTGGCGGCGCTGCACTTCGCCGAGGTGTTCGACAGCACCTCGGTTTTTCAGCTGGCCATGCGTTCGGAAGACGGCGAGCAGGACTTGCCCGCCCACCTGCGGGGACGGCCGCTCTTCGGCGGGAAGGTCACCTATGCGACGCTCACCGAGCGCTTCAACCAGGGCGGGGAAATCCGGGTGATCGAGCTTTCCGAGAAGCTGACCTACGAGGCACTACTGGAGGAGTACGAGAACGATCTGATCTTGCTCTTCGTGGTGCGGGGCAACGAGCTGCTTGTCCATGCCGAGGAGGGACAGCTCACGCCGCAGCCCGGCGACAAGGTGGTGGTGTTTCTGCCGCCGCGGGCCCGCGAAAAAGAGGAGGTCGAGGCGGTTTCGTTCGAGCAGCTTGTCACGCGGGCCTTCGTGCGCGATCTGGACCGCTGCGCGCCGTTCGAGGAGCTGGTCGAGGACGTCTCGGCGCTGCTGGCGCAGCGGTTGCCGGTGACGGCCGCCCGCCTGAGCCGGGGCTTTCTCGACGGCGCCCGCTACGGGTTGATGCCGATCACGCACGGCGTGGCGCTGGCGCACCTGCGCGTGCCCGAGATCGAGGAGCCCGAACTGCTGCTGGTGCGCTGCCGCGAGGGCGTACAGATCACCGTCGACGGCGAGGCCGTGGAGGCGCCAGCCTCGGGCCAGCCGGAGACGGTCTATGCCATACTGTTTCTGGTCAGTCCCGAGGAAAACCCCGGCAAGCACCTGCGCACGCTCGCCTACCTGGCCTCACGGATCGACGAGCCCGACTTCCTGGAGCGCTGGCGCAACGCCGCTGACGAGCTGGAACTGAAGGCGACGCTGCTGGACCCCGAACACTTCCTGATGCTGACGCTACGCGCCGACGACGAGACGGCCGCGTGGATCGGCCACGACGTGGACGAACTGGAACTCCCGCCCTCGTGCCAGGTGGCGCTGGTGCAGCGCCAGCAGAAACGCTTCGTGCCGGGGCCGTACACGCAGCTGCAGGAAGGGGATCGGCTGATTCTCATCGGCGAGGCGTCCGCCATCCGGTCCCTCCGCCAGCGCTTCCCCTCCGCCCGCCCCACTTCCGCCTCGGTGGAGAGATGA
- a CDS encoding ABC transporter ATP-binding protein, which yields MSDKTTRDEAPGLDRRLLWRLAGYLWPYRGWVALAFCTVMAEAFLGPLRPKLVQVAIDRHIVEGDWSGLQQIILLLVGVLVVEAALSFVNDYLTQWIGQRAIYDIRTKVYRHIQRQSLRFFDRTPVGRLITRVTNDVESLSDMLSAGVVRILGDLFRIVFIASFMFMLEWRLALVTLAVMPLMMAAVAWFRRKVREQYRETRRQIARLNAFLQEHIGGMKIVQLFNREAEELRRFREINDAHRQAQIKTVFYFALFWPAVQLVSDTALGLVLWVGGLRALEGTLTLGVLIAFIQYVRQFFEPIRNLSDQYNMLQSAMAGAERIFGLLDQDTALPEPARPVRVERLRGHIEFRNVWFTYDELPTDGQEPNWVLRDVSFTVEPGQHLAIVGATGAGKTTIINLLLRFYDVQRGQILVDGHDVRDYALRDLRRHIGLVLQDVFLFSGTVLDNITLGDPSIPFEKVQEAARLIGADRFIERLPNGYFQDVRERGLTLSHGQRQLLSFVRALVYDPEVLVLDEATSSVDTETEQLIQRAMETLLRGRTAIIIAHRLSTIQHADQILVMHRGEIRERGTHQELLARDGLYRKLYELQFMEQARSAA from the coding sequence GTGAGCGATAAAACGACACGCGACGAGGCGCCGGGACTGGACCGACGGCTGCTGTGGCGCCTGGCCGGCTACCTGTGGCCCTACCGGGGCTGGGTGGCGCTGGCCTTCTGCACGGTCATGGCCGAGGCGTTTCTGGGACCGCTCCGGCCCAAACTGGTGCAGGTGGCCATCGACCGCCATATCGTCGAAGGCGACTGGAGCGGCCTGCAGCAGATCATCCTGTTGCTTGTGGGCGTGCTCGTCGTGGAAGCGGCGCTGTCGTTCGTGAACGACTACCTGACGCAATGGATCGGCCAGCGGGCGATCTACGACATTCGCACGAAGGTCTATCGTCACATTCAGCGCCAGTCGCTGCGGTTCTTCGACCGGACGCCCGTCGGGCGACTCATCACGCGCGTCACCAACGACGTCGAGTCGCTCAGCGACATGCTCTCGGCCGGCGTGGTGCGCATTCTGGGCGACCTGTTCCGGATCGTCTTCATCGCTTCCTTCATGTTCATGCTGGAATGGCGGCTGGCGCTCGTGACGCTTGCGGTCATGCCGCTCATGATGGCGGCCGTGGCCTGGTTCCGGCGCAAGGTGCGGGAGCAGTACCGCGAGACGCGGCGTCAGATCGCCCGGCTGAACGCCTTCCTGCAGGAGCACATCGGCGGCATGAAGATCGTGCAACTCTTCAATCGCGAGGCCGAGGAGCTGCGCCGCTTCCGCGAGATCAACGACGCGCATCGCCAGGCCCAGATCAAGACGGTCTTCTACTTTGCGCTCTTCTGGCCAGCCGTGCAACTGGTCTCCGACACGGCGCTGGGGCTGGTGCTCTGGGTGGGGGGCCTGCGGGCGCTTGAAGGCACACTGACGCTCGGTGTGCTGATCGCGTTCATTCAGTACGTGCGCCAGTTCTTCGAGCCGATCCGCAACCTGTCGGACCAGTACAACATGCTGCAGAGTGCCATGGCCGGGGCCGAGCGCATCTTCGGATTGCTCGACCAGGACACGGCGCTGCCCGAGCCGGCCCGTCCCGTGCGCGTCGAACGCCTGCGCGGCCACATCGAATTCCGCAACGTCTGGTTCACCTACGACGAGCTGCCGACCGACGGCCAGGAGCCCAACTGGGTACTGCGCGACGTCTCGTTCACCGTCGAGCCCGGCCAGCACCTGGCGATCGTGGGGGCCACCGGTGCCGGCAAGACCACGATCATCAACCTGCTGCTGCGCTTCTATGACGTGCAGCGCGGCCAGATTCTGGTGGACGGCCACGACGTGCGCGACTACGCCCTGCGCGACCTGCGTCGCCACATCGGCCTGGTGCTGCAGGACGTGTTTCTTTTCTCCGGGACGGTGCTCGACAACATCACGCTGGGCGATCCGTCCATTCCTTTCGAAAAGGTGCAGGAAGCCGCCCGCCTGATCGGGGCCGATCGCTTCATTGAACGCCTGCCGAACGGTTACTTCCAGGACGTACGGGAGCGCGGGTTGACGCTTTCGCACGGCCAGCGCCAGCTCCTGTCGTTTGTGCGCGCGCTCGTCTACGATCCCGAGGTACTCGTGCTCGACGAGGCGACTTCCAGCGTCGATACCGAGACGGAGCAGCTCATCCAGCGGGCCATGGAGACGCTGCTGCGCGGGCGTACGGCCATCATCATTGCGCACCGACTCTCGACCATCCAGCACGCCGATCAGATTCTGGTGATGCACCGGGGCGAAATCCGCGAGCGCGGCACCCATCAGGAGTTGCTGGCCCGCGACGGCCTCTACCGGAAGCTCTACGAGCTGCAGTTTATGGAGCAGGCCCGCTCGGCCGCCTGA
- a CDS encoding ribonuclease Z: protein MELFVIPLGTASAVPTRTRHLSSVALWRAGRLLLFDCGEGTQYRLLAAELKAPRLEAIFITHFHGDHFFGLFGLLATLAMLNRTEPLVVVGPEGIGRLIESMPGLSEAERGFPIRYVELAEGFEHAVVFETADYVVTARPVEHRVFTVGYRFEERTRPGRLHVERARALGVTEPEQYRALKEGRPVRVGDRWVRPEEVLGPPIPGRTFAYLTDTRPCENGRLLAKGVDLLYHEATFGEVHHALAVERGHATAREAAELARAAGARRLLLGHFSARYEDPAPLVAEARAVFPNTEAAEELKRYVLPPHAPRRAALQATANMADDRER from the coding sequence GTGGAGCTGTTTGTCATTCCGCTGGGGACCGCTTCGGCCGTTCCTACCCGCACGCGGCATCTGTCGTCGGTGGCGCTCTGGCGGGCCGGCCGGCTGCTGCTGTTCGACTGCGGCGAGGGCACCCAGTACCGATTGCTGGCGGCCGAGCTCAAGGCCCCGCGCCTGGAGGCCATCTTCATCACGCATTTTCACGGGGACCACTTCTTCGGGCTGTTCGGCCTGCTGGCGACGCTGGCGATGCTGAACCGCACCGAACCGCTGGTGGTCGTGGGACCGGAGGGAATCGGACGCCTGATCGAGTCGATGCCCGGGCTGTCGGAGGCGGAGCGGGGCTTCCCGATTCGCTACGTGGAGCTGGCGGAGGGATTCGAACACGCGGTGGTGTTCGAGACAGCCGACTACGTGGTGACGGCGCGGCCGGTGGAGCACCGGGTGTTCACGGTGGGGTATCGGTTCGAGGAGCGCACGCGGCCGGGGCGTCTGCATGTGGAGCGGGCACGGGCGCTCGGGGTGACCGAACCCGAACAGTACCGAGCGCTCAAAGAAGGGCGTCCGGTGCGGGTGGGCGATCGGTGGGTGCGCCCCGAGGAGGTGCTCGGGCCGCCCATCCCGGGGCGTACGTTCGCCTACCTGACCGACACGCGTCCCTGCGAGAACGGCCGCCTGCTGGCCAAAGGGGTGGACCTGCTCTACCACGAGGCGACCTTCGGCGAAGTGCACCATGCGCTGGCCGTCGAACGCGGCCATGCCACCGCCCGCGAAGCGGCCGAACTGGCCCGGGCGGCCGGGGCGCGACGGCTGCTGCTCGGGCACTTCAGTGCCCGCTACGAAGACCCGGCGCCGCTGGTGGCCGAGGCCCGCGCCGTCTTCCCGAACACCGAAGCGGCCGAGGAATTGAAGCGCTACGTGCTGCCGCCGCACGCGCCGCGGCGGGCGGCCCTGCAGGCAACGGCCAACATGGCAGACGACCGTGAGCGATAA
- a CDS encoding HD domain-containing protein, whose translation MPTYEDALKLFHEWTQSENLRRHGYAVEAAMAHYARHFGEDETLWRMTGLLHDLDYERHPTPEEHPYVGVRVLRELGYPEEMLEAILGHADYTGTPRRTLLARALFAVDELAGFITAVAYVRPTRLEGLTVKSVKKKLKDKAFAAGVSREDIYRGAEELGLPLEEHIAHVIAGMQAEAERLGLAAPTS comes from the coding sequence ATGCCGACCTACGAAGACGCCCTGAAGCTCTTTCACGAGTGGACGCAATCGGAAAATCTCCGGCGCCACGGCTATGCCGTGGAAGCGGCCATGGCGCACTACGCTCGCCATTTCGGCGAAGATGAAACGCTCTGGCGCATGACGGGTCTGCTGCACGATCTGGACTACGAGCGCCATCCCACGCCCGAGGAACATCCGTACGTGGGTGTGCGCGTGCTCCGCGAGCTGGGCTATCCCGAAGAAATGCTCGAGGCCATCCTCGGCCACGCCGACTACACGGGCACGCCGCGCCGCACGCTTCTGGCCCGGGCGCTGTTCGCCGTCGACGAGCTGGCGGGCTTCATCACGGCCGTGGCCTACGTGCGCCCCACGCGGCTCGAAGGGCTGACGGTCAAATCCGTCAAGAAGAAGCTCAAGGACAAAGCCTTTGCGGCCGGCGTCAGCCGCGAGGACATCTACCGGGGCGCCGAAGAGCTGGGCCTTCCGCTCGAAGAACACATCGCCCACGTGATCGCCGGCATGCAGGCCGAGGCCGAACGGCTGGGGCTGGCGGCGCCGACCTCGTAG
- a CDS encoding metallophosphoesterase encodes MKLLAISDLREAFDYIDRLPEVVQEARIDAVLFAGEILQAEARKAEWERAVREQRPPDRARPEVVEERRNDAESLMTFFRRLNTIGVPVYVIPGRNDAPERFFMQAAFNSEIVTPHVHMVHRSFAPLGGRYMVAGFGGEVTVEARDHEFFLRYPGWEAIFSLDFLRHLDPPKILLFYTAPADRFEEPADQSGPAAVAHLIKTYDPHFVVCAGVGGRKEKKQLGNTLVVFPGSLAEGDYAIIDTREKEVAFGNLR; translated from the coding sequence ATGAAACTGCTGGCCATAAGCGATCTGCGCGAAGCGTTCGACTACATCGACCGGCTTCCCGAGGTCGTGCAGGAAGCTCGTATTGATGCTGTGCTTTTTGCCGGCGAGATTCTGCAGGCTGAGGCCCGCAAAGCCGAGTGGGAACGGGCCGTGCGCGAGCAACGGCCGCCGGATCGGGCCCGGCCTGAGGTGGTCGAGGAGCGCAGGAACGACGCCGAGTCGCTGATGACCTTCTTCCGGCGGCTGAATACGATCGGCGTGCCGGTGTACGTGATTCCAGGCCGGAACGACGCGCCGGAGCGTTTCTTCATGCAGGCCGCCTTCAACAGCGAGATCGTGACGCCGCATGTGCACATGGTGCACCGGAGCTTTGCGCCGCTGGGCGGCCGTTACATGGTGGCGGGCTTCGGTGGTGAGGTGACCGTCGAAGCCCGGGATCACGAGTTCTTCCTGCGCTATCCGGGCTGGGAGGCGATTTTCTCGCTGGACTTTCTGCGGCACCTGGATCCGCCCAAGATTCTGCTGTTCTACACGGCGCCGGCCGATCGTTTCGAGGAACCGGCCGACCAGAGCGGTCCGGCCGCTGTGGCGCACCTGATCAAGACCTACGATCCGCACTTTGTGGTGTGTGCAGGCGTGGGCGGCCGCAAGGAAAAGAAGCAGCTGGGGAATACGCTGGTGGTCTTCCCCGGCTCGCTGGCCGAAGGCGACTACGCGATCATCGACACGCGGGAGAAAGAGGTGGCCTTCGGGAATCTGCGATAA
- a CDS encoding hydroxypyruvate isomerase family protein, with amino-acid sequence MALTRRQALRTLAGAAALGSMGAPLVLTSRNRPQFKGRIKHSVCKWCYPNLSVEELAAAGVKMGLQSIELLDPPDWPIVKKYGLTCAMGNGPSRIPDGFNRRENHEWLIPQFKKRIEEAAEAGIPNIICFSGNRNGMDDEEGLENCVIGLKEILPTAEKYGVTICMELLNSKIDHPDYMCDHTEWGVRLVKRLGSERFKLLYDIYHMQIMEGDIIRTIRENIEYIAHFHTAGVPGRHEIDDSQELYYPAIMRAIADAGFDGFVAQEFIPTADDPLESLRRAIAICDV; translated from the coding sequence ATGGCTCTGACCCGCCGACAGGCACTGCGCACGCTGGCCGGAGCGGCCGCGCTCGGCAGCATGGGTGCTCCCCTGGTGCTGACCTCCCGCAATCGCCCGCAGTTCAAAGGGCGCATCAAACATTCCGTCTGCAAGTGGTGCTACCCGAACCTGAGCGTCGAGGAGCTGGCAGCGGCAGGCGTCAAAATGGGGCTGCAGTCCATCGAATTGCTGGACCCACCCGACTGGCCCATCGTCAAAAAGTACGGCCTCACCTGTGCCATGGGGAACGGTCCTTCCCGCATTCCGGACGGCTTCAACCGACGGGAAAACCATGAGTGGCTCATCCCGCAGTTCAAAAAGCGGATCGAAGAGGCCGCCGAAGCGGGTATCCCCAACATCATCTGCTTTTCGGGCAACCGTAACGGCATGGACGACGAGGAGGGGCTGGAAAACTGTGTGATCGGCCTCAAAGAAATCCTGCCAACGGCCGAAAAGTACGGGGTCACGATCTGTATGGAACTGCTCAACAGCAAGATCGACCACCCCGACTACATGTGCGACCATACGGAATGGGGCGTGCGGCTCGTCAAGCGCCTGGGCTCCGAGCGCTTCAAGCTGCTCTACGACATCTACCACATGCAGATCATGGAAGGCGACATCATCCGCACGATCCGAGAGAACATCGAGTACATCGCCCACTTCCACACGGCCGGCGTGCCGGGCCGCCACGAGATTGACGATTCGCAGGAACTGTATTATCCTGCCATCATGCGGGCCATTGCCGATGCAGGATTCGACGGCTTCGTGGCCCAGGAATTCATTCCCACCGCCGACGATCCGCTGGAATCGCTTCGTCGTGCCATCGCCATCTGTGACGTGTGA
- a CDS encoding nucleotidyltransferase domain-containing protein, producing MEATLDQIRTAIREVFQEHGLEPDQILLFGSRARGTAGPYSDWDVLIVTFEALTVPQKMQLSREIRRRLAAALLDVDVLIFSQKEVARLKEVPGTVVQAVFTEGNVLKL from the coding sequence ATGGAGGCGACATTGGATCAGATTCGAACTGCAATTCGCGAGGTGTTCCAGGAGCATGGCCTGGAGCCTGATCAGATTCTGCTATTTGGTTCGCGGGCGCGGGGCACGGCCGGACCTTACAGCGACTGGGATGTGCTGATCGTCACCTTCGAAGCATTGACGGTGCCTCAAAAAATGCAGCTCAGCCGGGAGATACGCCGACGGCTGGCCGCCGCGCTACTGGATGTCGATGTACTGATCTTTTCTCAGAAAGAGGTTGCCCGGCTTAAAGAGGTACCGGGTACCGTCGTGCAGGCTGTGTTTACAGAAGGCAATGTTTTAAAGTTATGA
- a CDS encoding nucleotidyltransferase family protein, whose translation MQTNTVELAEVLRQAVAILKAFGVRKVVLFGSAARGKPEISLQLGDLDLACEGLPATRFFEALGRLLRTLPIPVDLIDLEDPALPQTLRARVLQEGIILYEEDTPDAASVGN comes from the coding sequence ATGCAAACGAATACGGTTGAACTTGCAGAAGTCCTCCGGCAGGCCGTTGCCATTCTAAAAGCTTTCGGCGTTCGAAAGGTTGTTTTATTTGGGTCGGCGGCACGCGGTAAGCCGGAGATATCCTTGCAGCTCGGAGATCTTGATCTTGCCTGCGAGGGATTGCCAGCTACGCGTTTTTTTGAGGCACTGGGGCGTCTGCTTCGTACGCTTCCCATACCGGTAGATCTGATCGATCTGGAAGACCCGGCCTTACCACAGACACTTCGTGCCAGGGTTTTACAGGAGGGGATCATACTTTATGAGGAAGACACACCTGATGCGGCTTCGGTCGGAAATTGA
- a CDS encoding ArsR/SmtB family transcription factor, which produces MARSETKRFLPPEERMAALMRALGHPARIAILKLLAERGAMPCFELVEELPLAQATISQHLRTLREVGLITFQTDGPRSYYRIRPEALQELDRAFRFLMMQLRPALSPEPGFPPNVA; this is translated from the coding sequence ATGGCCCGAAGCGAAACGAAACGATTCCTGCCGCCGGAGGAGCGCATGGCGGCGCTCATGCGGGCGCTGGGGCATCCGGCGCGAATTGCGATCCTGAAGCTGCTGGCCGAGCGGGGCGCCATGCCGTGCTTCGAGCTGGTGGAGGAGCTTCCGCTGGCTCAGGCGACCATCTCGCAACATCTGCGCACGCTGCGCGAGGTGGGGCTCATCACGTTCCAGACCGACGGACCACGCTCCTACTACCGCATCCGTCCCGAGGCGCTGCAGGAGCTCGACCGCGCCTTTCGCTTTCTCATGATGCAACTGCGCCCGGCCCTTTCCCCCGAACCCGGCTTTCCCCCGAACGTCGCGTGA